In Zunongwangia profunda SM-A87, the following proteins share a genomic window:
- a CDS encoding response regulator transcription factor: protein MKLLIVEDEPYLLKSLEDFAAKEGYLYDSAGNFQTAQERVYLYDYDCLILDINLPDGSGFEILEILKKEDKTDGVIILSARDSLDDKLTGLELGADDYLIKPFYFSELNARIKAVIRRKQFKTNKPIRFANMVIDLGQYLVRIDNFSTPISFTKKEYAILIHLINNNKRIISKMALAEYVWGDYVDEAQSFDFLFSQIKNLKRKLKDAGAQVEINNIYGVGYQIQAL, encoded by the coding sequence ATGAAATTACTGATTGTAGAAGATGAACCGTACCTGTTAAAAAGCCTTGAGGATTTCGCGGCCAAAGAAGGCTATTTATATGATTCGGCAGGCAACTTTCAAACAGCCCAAGAACGTGTTTATTTATACGATTATGACTGTCTAATTCTAGACATTAATTTACCGGATGGCAGTGGGTTCGAAATTCTTGAAATTCTTAAAAAAGAAGATAAGACTGATGGTGTTATTATTCTTTCTGCAAGAGATTCCCTAGATGATAAGTTAACTGGCCTCGAATTAGGAGCTGATGATTACCTGATAAAACCATTTTATTTTTCAGAACTTAATGCCCGGATAAAAGCCGTCATTCGTAGGAAACAGTTTAAAACCAATAAGCCTATCCGCTTTGCCAATATGGTAATAGATCTAGGCCAATACCTAGTGAGAATAGATAACTTTTCTACGCCAATCTCATTTACTAAAAAAGAATATGCTATACTCATCCACCTCATTAACAATAATAAACGTATTATTTCTAAAATGGCGCTCGCAGAGTACGTATGGGGTGATTATGTAGATGAGGCCCAGAGTTTTGATTTTTTGTTTTCTCAGATTAAGAACCTCAAACGAAAGCTGAAAGATGCCGGGGCACAAGTAGAAATAAATAACATCTATGGGGTAGGTTATCAAATTCAGGCTTTATGA
- a CDS encoding sensor histidine kinase, which produces MKLLTYTSRLQMLYFLVLFGIFSILFYLVLSWNVLQNVDEVLNNRKVNLLAYLEENPEAPFKEDNPLDDFTFFPVEKKVFQESYESYTDTLIYEPVDDEFDEYRKLTAYVKLHNNNYRLEIIKPHLEAGEMIGTIAITLGSLFMGLALSFYLTQRIISKKIWKSFFEMLERLRLLRFDKEKMPELPSTNIDEFRMLNEAVNELVRKNTEVFQSQKQFIENASHEMQTPLSIIQSRLEALIGQAELSKKQAEIIEGIIGSTQRLKKLSKTLLLLSKIENRQFILSEQVDIQTILCRSMEFYEEHKAALNISVKAETRDSLKVQGNIMLTEILIQNLLKNAFLHNIENGMVSVQIMENKLIIANTGQKQEIGKVFEKDKLFNRFYKQSRNPNTWGLGLAIALKVAETSGWGLHYYKEEGLHIFEVNFG; this is translated from the coding sequence ATGAAGCTGCTTACCTACACATCCCGCCTTCAAATGCTGTATTTCCTCGTCTTGTTCGGGATTTTTTCGATATTGTTTTATTTGGTACTTAGCTGGAATGTACTTCAAAATGTAGATGAAGTGTTGAACAACCGCAAAGTCAACTTGCTAGCTTATCTAGAAGAAAATCCTGAAGCTCCTTTTAAAGAGGATAACCCACTAGACGATTTTACCTTTTTTCCTGTTGAAAAGAAGGTGTTTCAGGAAAGCTATGAAAGCTACACTGACACTCTTATTTATGAGCCTGTTGATGATGAGTTTGATGAGTACCGAAAGCTTACAGCTTATGTGAAATTACACAATAATAACTACCGGCTGGAAATTATAAAGCCACATCTGGAAGCGGGAGAAATGATAGGTACCATTGCCATTACACTCGGCAGCCTATTTATGGGCTTGGCGCTTTCTTTTTACTTAACCCAACGTATTATCTCCAAAAAAATATGGAAATCGTTTTTTGAAATGCTCGAAAGGCTCCGGCTCTTGCGCTTTGATAAAGAGAAAATGCCCGAATTACCATCTACAAATATTGATGAGTTCCGGATGCTGAATGAAGCTGTGAATGAGCTGGTCCGAAAAAATACTGAAGTCTTTCAAAGCCAAAAGCAATTTATTGAAAACGCTTCACATGAAATGCAAACGCCCTTGTCCATTATCCAGTCAAGGCTGGAAGCACTCATTGGGCAGGCTGAACTTTCAAAGAAGCAGGCGGAAATTATTGAAGGCATTATCGGTTCAACACAACGCTTAAAAAAACTGAGTAAAACTCTGTTGCTCTTATCTAAAATCGAAAACCGGCAGTTTATCCTTTCGGAACAGGTTGATATTCAAACAATTTTATGCCGATCCATGGAATTTTATGAAGAACATAAAGCCGCCTTGAATATATCGGTGAAAGCCGAAACACGAGATAGTTTGAAAGTGCAGGGAAATATTATGCTTACGGAGATACTGATACAGAACCTACTTAAAAACGCCTTTCTGCATAATATTGAGAATGGAATGGTAAGCGTTCAAATAATGGAAAACAAGCTCATTATTGCCAATACCGGGCAAAAGCAAGAAATAGGAAAAGTATTTGAGAAGGATAAATTGTTCAACCGTTTTTACAAACAATCCAGGAATCCCAATACTTGGGGGTTGGGATTAGCCATTGCTCTAAAGGTAGCTGAAACGAGTGGATGGGGACTTCATTATTATAAAGAAGAAGGATTGCACATTTTTGAAGTGAATTTCGGGTAA
- the chrA gene encoding chromate efflux transporter, whose translation MEQLPFKEAIKVWIRVAIYSFGGPAGQIAVMHKILVEEKKWISEDRFLHALNYCMLLPGPEAQQLATYIGWLLHRTKGGVTAGILFVIPGFVSILILSILYAAYRDVGIVEAIFFGIKPAVLAIVVGAVIKIGKKAIKNELMFVLAALAFIAIFFFEVDFPYIIIAAGLTGFIGGKLWEEKFHVIKGHRLAEEHKDKDNNENTLIDSKIQPVKPSLKKTFKTIFIFLTLWSLPLLILGLVIGVENIFFSEGLFFSKTAVLTFGGAYAVLAYIAQKAVEDYGWLQSGEMLDGLGMAETTPGPLIQVVQFVGFMGAYRLSGSLDPLTAGILASLMVTWVTFVPCFLFIFTGAPYIEYLRGNKSLTTALSGITAAVVGVVLNLGVWFAIHTLFSEVNEKYLYGARWLIPEWSTVNIGSLIIALIASFVYFILKWDMLKTILISVLSGIIYFFIFKELG comes from the coding sequence ATGGAGCAATTACCCTTTAAAGAAGCCATAAAAGTATGGATTAGAGTAGCCATTTATAGCTTTGGTGGACCTGCCGGGCAGATTGCGGTGATGCATAAAATTCTGGTCGAAGAAAAAAAATGGATAAGTGAGGACCGCTTTTTACATGCGCTCAATTACTGTATGCTGCTGCCTGGGCCGGAAGCCCAGCAGCTGGCCACGTATATTGGGTGGTTGCTGCATAGGACGAAAGGGGGGGTAACTGCAGGTATTTTATTTGTAATACCTGGATTTGTTTCAATACTAATTCTCAGTATTCTTTACGCTGCTTACAGAGATGTTGGTATTGTCGAAGCTATATTCTTCGGTATTAAACCTGCCGTCTTAGCCATAGTTGTTGGAGCCGTCATTAAAATAGGTAAAAAGGCCATCAAAAATGAGCTCATGTTTGTTTTGGCGGCTTTGGCCTTTATAGCTATATTTTTCTTTGAGGTAGATTTTCCTTATATAATAATAGCAGCGGGATTGACAGGTTTTATTGGCGGAAAACTTTGGGAAGAAAAATTCCATGTCATTAAAGGGCATAGATTAGCTGAAGAACATAAAGACAAGGACAATAATGAAAATACATTGATTGACAGCAAAATACAACCTGTAAAGCCGTCTTTAAAAAAAACATTCAAGACTATTTTTATTTTCCTAACGCTATGGTCTTTACCACTATTGATCCTTGGACTGGTGATTGGGGTCGAAAACATTTTCTTCTCGGAAGGCTTATTTTTCAGTAAAACGGCCGTTCTAACTTTCGGAGGGGCTTATGCTGTATTAGCCTATATCGCTCAAAAAGCGGTTGAAGATTATGGCTGGTTACAATCCGGTGAAATGTTGGATGGACTGGGTATGGCCGAAACTACGCCGGGTCCGCTGATACAGGTGGTACAGTTCGTAGGCTTCATGGGGGCCTATAGATTAAGCGGCTCTCTCGATCCTCTAACAGCTGGAATTTTAGCTTCCCTGATGGTTACCTGGGTTACCTTTGTACCTTGCTTTCTATTCATTTTTACAGGCGCTCCTTATATAGAATACCTACGGGGCAATAAAAGTTTAACCACTGCACTATCAGGAATTACAGCTGCCGTAGTAGGGGTTGTACTTAATCTGGGTGTCTGGTTTGCAATCCACACCCTTTTCTCTGAGGTTAACGAAAAATATCTGTACGGAGCAAGGTGGTTGATTCCCGAATGGAGCACAGTTAATATTGGATCATTAATTATTGCTCTAATAGCCTCTTTTGTATATTTCATTTTGAAATGGGATATGTTGAAAACTATCCTGATCAGTGTTTTATCAGGTATCATCTATTTCTTCATATTTAAGGAATTAGGTTGA
- a CDS encoding superoxide dismutase, with product MDRKDFLRNSAILGGATILPTNNVFSQNVTENGIDKLVDKNGNFIQKSLPYNKTFLEPHMDEETLHLHYEFHHGGAVKGANKDLIKIKEHLKSGDLDQVDLWTRKLAYHFSSHVLHTIFWTNLSNKKTQPKAELLKQIEKDFGSFEKLQVYIAKVSKGVEGSGWGILGYQPFSRSLTILQCENHQKLTQWGVIPLLVIDVWEHAYYLKHKNKRGDFVDTILNIINWDNVAERYNKAIKIV from the coding sequence ATGGACAGAAAAGATTTTTTAAGGAACTCAGCAATTTTAGGTGGAGCAACCATACTCCCTACTAACAATGTATTTTCGCAGAATGTGACTGAAAATGGAATAGATAAGTTGGTCGACAAAAACGGTAACTTTATCCAGAAATCACTTCCTTACAACAAAACATTTTTGGAACCACATATGGACGAAGAAACCCTTCACTTACACTATGAGTTTCATCATGGTGGAGCAGTTAAAGGTGCAAACAAAGATTTGATTAAAATAAAAGAACACCTAAAATCAGGAGATTTAGACCAGGTTGATTTGTGGACACGCAAACTGGCGTATCATTTTTCAAGCCACGTGCTACATACCATTTTCTGGACAAACCTTTCCAATAAAAAAACACAGCCCAAAGCAGAACTATTGAAACAGATAGAAAAAGATTTCGGCTCATTTGAAAAGCTCCAGGTATATATAGCAAAAGTATCTAAAGGCGTAGAAGGAAGCGGCTGGGGTATTTTGGGTTATCAACCCTTTTCCCGATCGCTAACCATCTTGCAATGTGAGAATCATCAGAAACTGACCCAGTGGGGCGTGATTCCGTTATTGGTTATTGATGTGTGGGAACATGCATATTATTTGAAACACAAAAATAAAAGAGGGGATTTTGTCGATACGATTTTAAATATCATTAATTGGGATAATGTAGCAGAACGATATAATAAGGCCATAAAAATTGTTTAA
- a CDS encoding site-specific integrase, with amino-acid sequence MRTSQTFSISFFIRKKKKQPALALLYARITVNGKSLEISLKRTIPVDKWNQSASKLTGNTSESRQINKKIDETKAQLYKTYDSLLKEGLLVTTQTVKARYLGSDQQHYTLTYLINYHKEKMDKVLKYGTMKNYTTTENYLKDYLKAQHHTSDVYLKQIDYQFTLGFESYLRVLPGLQNNGVMKHMERFKKLMRLAEHLDWIEKNPTKRFKLRFDQVDMVYLNKTELEKIKNEEFEKPVLTINRDIFVFACYTGLAYADAKALNKNNLQIGVDGNKWIYTRRSKTNTAVRVPLLAEAERILKRYKTHPKIDGTEKLLPVYSNQKTNQYLKEIAKEVKIKKQLSFHTARHTFATTITLANGVPIETVSKLLGHTKLSTTQIYARVIDSKISNDIDNLREKLNDEKTEMVTDRTFYL; translated from the coding sequence ATGCGTACCAGTCAAACCTTTTCCATTTCTTTTTTTATTCGCAAAAAGAAAAAGCAACCAGCCTTAGCCCTCCTCTATGCCCGAATCACCGTTAACGGTAAATCATTAGAAATAAGTTTAAAACGAACTATTCCGGTAGACAAGTGGAACCAATCAGCCAGTAAACTTACCGGTAACACTTCTGAAAGTCGGCAGATCAATAAAAAGATTGATGAAACCAAAGCGCAATTATATAAAACCTATGATAGCCTTTTAAAAGAAGGACTGCTGGTAACCACACAAACAGTCAAAGCTAGATACCTGGGTAGTGACCAGCAACATTATACGCTTACCTATTTGATTAACTATCACAAAGAAAAGATGGATAAGGTGTTAAAATATGGTACCATGAAAAATTATACGACTACGGAAAATTACCTAAAAGATTATTTAAAAGCCCAGCATCATACTTCAGATGTTTATCTAAAGCAAATTGATTACCAGTTTACCCTGGGATTTGAAAGTTATTTACGTGTTTTGCCGGGCCTTCAAAATAATGGAGTAATGAAGCATATGGAGCGGTTCAAAAAACTAATGCGCCTGGCCGAACATTTAGATTGGATTGAAAAGAACCCCACCAAAAGGTTCAAGCTACGCTTTGATCAGGTGGATATGGTTTATTTAAACAAGACCGAGCTGGAAAAGATCAAAAACGAAGAGTTTGAAAAACCGGTATTAACTATTAACCGGGATATTTTTGTTTTTGCCTGTTATACCGGGCTGGCTTATGCTGATGCCAAAGCCTTAAATAAAAACAATTTGCAAATTGGAGTGGATGGCAATAAATGGATTTATACCCGAAGGAGTAAAACGAATACTGCTGTGAGAGTTCCATTACTCGCAGAGGCGGAACGAATTCTAAAAAGATATAAGACTCATCCTAAAATAGACGGAACGGAAAAATTGCTACCGGTTTATTCCAACCAGAAAACCAACCAGTATTTAAAAGAAATAGCTAAAGAGGTGAAAATAAAAAAACAACTGAGTTTTCATACCGCCAGGCATACTTTTGCCACAACGATAACTTTAGCTAATGGCGTTCCCATAGAAACAGTTTCCAAGCTTTTAGGCCATACCAAATTATCCACTACACAGATCTATGCACGAGTAATTGATTCTAAAATTTCTAATGATATTGATAATTTAAGAGAAAAGTTGAACGATGAAAAAACAGAAATGGTAACAGACCGTACCTTTTATTTATAA
- a CDS encoding DUF1259 domain-containing protein yields the protein MKSKYVLISTVFLLLSCNGHDGKKENADSSRPSSEKQKEIEQQEDMERHPLNITAIREVIGIKGTENNGEYKVVVPQNDLEIMVDGFKIIPPMGLGSWAAFSAIKEGAMVMGDIVVTEDDLWPVQQEVIRQGLTITAIHNHFVRNNPNVMYMHIGGMGEEGVLAEKVKALFDKVVEVRGGNPAASEPSEVENTLDTDRIDNIIGHSGNLNNGVYKITIGRPDVDLREHGAPVSTFMGFNTWASWQGTPEKAAVAGDFTMLADEIAPVIKALVENGIEVVAVHNHMVYEEPRIFFLHYWGVGPAEKLAHGLKTALNQTGVVSKNE from the coding sequence ATGAAAAGTAAATACGTATTGATTTCAACAGTTTTTTTATTGCTTTCGTGCAATGGCCATGACGGTAAAAAAGAGAATGCTGACAGTTCTCGCCCATCTTCTGAAAAACAAAAGGAGATAGAACAACAGGAAGATATGGAACGGCATCCCCTGAATATTACAGCTATCCGGGAGGTTATTGGCATTAAGGGCACGGAAAACAATGGGGAATATAAAGTAGTAGTTCCCCAAAATGATCTAGAGATAATGGTTGATGGTTTTAAAATCATCCCCCCGATGGGACTAGGCAGCTGGGCAGCATTTTCTGCGATTAAAGAGGGAGCAATGGTCATGGGCGATATAGTGGTGACTGAAGATGATTTGTGGCCGGTACAACAGGAAGTAATAAGACAGGGATTGACTATTACCGCCATCCATAATCATTTTGTGAGGAATAATCCCAATGTCATGTACATGCATATTGGAGGTATGGGTGAAGAAGGAGTACTTGCAGAAAAAGTAAAAGCTTTATTCGATAAGGTTGTGGAAGTGCGTGGTGGGAATCCTGCAGCTTCCGAACCTAGTGAAGTCGAGAATACGCTGGATACTGATAGAATAGATAATATTATAGGACATTCAGGTAATCTTAACAATGGAGTTTATAAGATTACAATAGGGAGGCCAGATGTTGATCTTAGGGAGCACGGAGCTCCTGTTAGTACTTTTATGGGATTTAATACCTGGGCCAGCTGGCAGGGGACTCCAGAAAAAGCTGCTGTTGCAGGAGATTTCACCATGCTTGCCGATGAAATTGCCCCTGTTATAAAAGCCCTTGTAGAAAACGGTATTGAAGTAGTGGCAGTACATAATCACATGGTGTATGAAGAACCAAGAATATTCTTTTTACATTATTGGGGTGTGGGCCCAGCCGAGAAACTCGCCCACGGTCTGAAAACGGCTCTTAACCAGACCGGGGTGGTGAGCAAAAATGAATAA